From the Candidatus Hydrogenedens sp. genome, the window GGTTTATCGCTGATAATGCTATCTATTGCAACCAGTATCGATGCGTACGCTGTTGGATTAAGTTTTGCGTTTATTGGCGTTTCAATATGGTTCCCTTCGTTCTGGATAGGTATTACTGCAGGCTTCTTAACATTGGTTGGAATGCAATTAGGCAGTTATGTAGGCAAAAAATTCGGTAAAAGCATGGAAATTCTTGGTGCTATTTTATTGTTTATAATCGGCATAAAAATACTTTTTGACCATTTATCTGGAAACTAAAAATAAATATAGATTTAGAAGGAGTATCTGTATGCCTGTATTTGAACTACCTTTGGAGGAATTGTGGAAATATCAGGGTAGAAATCCGAAACCTGCTGATTTTGATGATTATTGGAAAAGAGCATTAGCAGAATTAAAAGGTATAGACCCTGATGTAAAACGAATTCCTGCTCCATTTCAAAGTGAGGTTGCAGAATGTTTTGATTTGTATTTTACGGGTGTCCGCGGAGCAAGAGTGCATGCTCAATACCTTAGACCTAAGAAAAGAAACAAACCCTGTCCAACATTATTTCGTTTTCACGGCTATGGCGGGAATTCTGGGGATTGGTATGAAAAATTGGGTTTTGTAGGAGAAGGGTTTTGTGTATGTGCTATGGATGTTCGCGGACAAGGTGGTAAGTCCACCGAAACAGGAAATGTCGTTGGAAATATATTAAAAGGGCATATTATACGGGGTTTGGATGATGAACCTGATAATTTGCTTTATCGCCATATCTTTCTGGACACAGTACAATTGGTTAATATTGTCAGTGATTTTGAAGAAGTAGATGAACAACGGCTTGGTGCGTATGGAATGTCACAGGGTGGGGCACTAACTTTAGCCTGTGCAGGACTACATCCGCAGATAAAAAAGTTGGCACCCATGTGTCCGTTTCTTTGTGATTATAAACGAGTTTGGGAGATGGACCTCGCTTTAGAAGCCTATGAAGAACTTCGGACCTATTTTCGTCTATTCGACCCAAGACATGAAAGAGAAAATGAAATCTTTACAAAGTTGGGATATATAGATTGCCAATTTTTAGCAGAGCGTATTCAGGGAGAGGTGCTTATGGCTATCGGGTTAATGGACCAGATTTGTCCACCTTCTACACAGTTTTCAGCATTTAACAAGATAAAATCGAAAAAAGAAGCGGTAATTTACCCCGATTTTGCCCATGAAATTTATCCCGGTTTCACAGATAAAATGTTTGAATTTTTCCGCAAAGATTGGATTGAAACGAACGAAAAATCAAAATAACCGACATTGATAGAACAAGCATCCTTACCTATATAATTAACCACAGAGGATACAAAGGGAAATTTTACACAAATGACACGGAGAAGGTGAGAGCGATTAGTCGGTCACCCTTGCAAAACAATTCCTTTTTATAATGTGTGAAAATAAATACCCGAGATAAGGAGGATATAAATAAAGGCAAAAAATTGTTAGGGCGAAACATGTTTCGCCCTAACAATG encodes:
- a CDS encoding alpha/beta fold hydrolase, coding for MPVFELPLEELWKYQGRNPKPADFDDYWKRALAELKGIDPDVKRIPAPFQSEVAECFDLYFTGVRGARVHAQYLRPKKRNKPCPTLFRFHGYGGNSGDWYEKLGFVGEGFCVCAMDVRGQGGKSTETGNVVGNILKGHIIRGLDDEPDNLLYRHIFLDTVQLVNIVSDFEEVDEQRLGAYGMSQGGALTLACAGLHPQIKKLAPMCPFLCDYKRVWEMDLALEAYEELRTYFRLFDPRHERENEIFTKLGYIDCQFLAERIQGEVLMAIGLMDQICPPSTQFSAFNKIKSKKEAVIYPDFAHEIYPGFTDKMFEFFRKDWIETNEKSK